One stretch of Rhodopirellula islandica DNA includes these proteins:
- a CDS encoding BatA domain-containing protein — MSMLAPFFLAGALAVAAPILFHLIRQHPKGALPFSSVMFLREVPPRLTRRSRLDQWPLLLLRALALLLLAAAFARPFLRGASDQFSDTPVRRIAVLIDRSASMQREDLWDQAVKKAEEVLTDLSAQDQFAVFVFDTETDRIWETSLAATSDERQSALALQALKEIQPTWRATDLGSALRETADWAQWPTESRAPAENDSNEAEPATRNQPPGPASIVLISDLQDGSKIDSLQQNTWPEQVTLDIRRVVPAEQGNATAIVMNDQTMENLQDSTGNEPDRKLPVRVVNSKLASQFDLTLQWKDTSDKQTIQVEADATQIVRMNQPSDSATAIVLSGDDSPFDNTIHWVAPEKRSYRLLYVGESEDDPRESLFYYLERVPLDNATRTVSMETVVVAQLPSDLDPRECPLVVVGDVASTDSFSQTLRTYAEAGGRVLFVMDESDSASNVLNCIASITDDDSLSTQEAKIDDYAMWSRVDFSSPLFASMADPQFNDFSKIQFWNHRNVSGLEAADWNVLATFDSGAPALAQSGNIWLLTTGWQPSSSQLALSTKFIPLIAQMFAGNERAATSVAGHVVGTPLPWPPTEGAELLRSDGESSPYEQASDADFVDRPGVYQLKLPDEEPIPFASNLSESESQTDAMDEDTLERLGIGLGEAATAEKLTQATLQLRDRELESNQRLWQWLLLAAIGLLVIETLWGGRYAKRIA, encoded by the coding sequence ATGAGCATGCTCGCCCCGTTTTTCCTGGCCGGTGCACTGGCCGTCGCCGCACCAATTTTGTTCCACCTGATTCGGCAACATCCCAAGGGTGCGTTGCCATTCAGCTCGGTGATGTTCCTGCGAGAGGTCCCGCCACGGCTGACCCGCCGCAGCCGATTGGATCAGTGGCCGTTGCTGCTCCTTCGAGCCTTGGCTTTGCTGCTGTTGGCCGCCGCGTTCGCCCGACCGTTCCTCCGCGGCGCCTCCGACCAATTCAGCGACACTCCCGTCCGCCGAATCGCGGTGTTGATCGACCGCAGCGCCAGCATGCAGCGGGAGGACCTCTGGGACCAGGCGGTCAAGAAAGCCGAAGAGGTTCTAACGGACCTTTCCGCTCAAGACCAATTCGCGGTGTTTGTGTTCGACACCGAAACCGATCGAATCTGGGAAACATCGCTCGCGGCAACATCCGATGAACGCCAGAGTGCTCTCGCCTTGCAGGCGTTGAAGGAAATCCAACCCACTTGGCGAGCCACTGATCTCGGATCCGCTCTTCGCGAAACCGCGGATTGGGCTCAGTGGCCGACCGAATCACGAGCTCCGGCCGAGAACGATTCCAATGAAGCTGAACCGGCGACGCGAAATCAGCCCCCAGGCCCAGCCAGCATCGTGTTGATTTCAGATCTGCAAGACGGTTCCAAGATCGATTCATTGCAGCAAAACACATGGCCTGAACAGGTCACACTGGATATCCGCCGAGTGGTCCCCGCCGAACAAGGCAATGCCACCGCGATCGTGATGAACGACCAAACGATGGAGAACTTGCAAGATTCAACCGGCAATGAACCCGATCGAAAGCTGCCCGTCCGAGTCGTCAATTCCAAGCTCGCTTCGCAGTTTGATTTGACGCTGCAATGGAAAGACACGAGCGACAAGCAAACGATTCAGGTCGAGGCGGACGCAACGCAGATTGTCCGCATGAACCAACCATCCGATTCCGCCACCGCGATTGTCTTGTCAGGCGACGACTCACCGTTTGACAACACGATTCACTGGGTCGCTCCGGAAAAGCGTTCGTATCGGCTGCTGTATGTCGGGGAGTCTGAAGACGATCCTCGCGAAAGTTTGTTTTATTACCTCGAACGCGTTCCACTCGACAACGCGACGCGAACGGTCTCGATGGAAACGGTCGTGGTCGCGCAATTGCCATCCGACTTGGATCCGCGTGAATGCCCGCTGGTTGTGGTCGGCGATGTCGCCAGCACCGACTCATTCTCCCAAACCCTTCGAACCTACGCCGAAGCTGGCGGCCGAGTGCTGTTCGTGATGGATGAATCCGACAGTGCGTCGAATGTTTTGAATTGCATTGCATCGATCACAGACGACGATTCGCTTTCCACCCAGGAAGCCAAAATCGATGACTACGCCATGTGGTCGCGAGTTGATTTCTCGTCGCCCTTGTTCGCTTCCATGGCGGATCCGCAGTTCAACGATTTCAGCAAGATTCAATTTTGGAATCACCGAAATGTATCGGGACTCGAAGCGGCCGACTGGAACGTTTTGGCAACTTTCGATTCTGGTGCACCGGCATTGGCGCAGTCTGGCAACATCTGGTTGCTAACAACGGGCTGGCAACCATCATCGAGCCAATTGGCTTTGTCGACCAAGTTCATTCCCTTGATCGCGCAGATGTTCGCTGGCAACGAGCGAGCGGCTACGTCTGTGGCTGGCCACGTGGTCGGAACGCCACTTCCCTGGCCACCAACTGAAGGCGCGGAACTGCTTCGCTCGGACGGTGAGTCCTCGCCTTACGAGCAAGCTTCGGACGCTGACTTCGTTGATCGTCCAGGCGTCTATCAACTGAAATTACCCGATGAAGAGCCCATCCCATTCGCCAGCAACCTGTCAGAATCCGAGAGCCAAACGGATGCGATGGACGAAGACACGCTCGAGCGATTGGGCATTGGCTTGGGCGAAGCAGCCACGGCTGAAAAACTGACTCAAGCGACGCTGCAACTGCGAGATCGTGAATTGGAAAGCAACCAACGTTTGTGGCAATGGTTGTTGCTCGCTGCGATCGGACTGTTGGTGATCGAAACCCTTTGGGGAGGACGCTATGCGAAACGAATTGCTTGA
- a CDS encoding DUF58 domain-containing protein has protein sequence MSWFQRQSRSSRKATHGHPDSLQGNPPGSSRVPGDTAASMDPHALMRIKNLQLRSKLVVEGFFGGLHRSPLHGASVEFSEYRAYSPGDDPRGLDWKLFARTDRYYIKKFEDETNRRCYLLVDQSQSMGYGSLEYTKMEYARTLAATLAYFLTLQRDHVGLMTFDEAIADVVPARSRVGHLRQILGCLARPTSGSGTDINGPISQIAAITRRRGLVVLISDMLSPTEELQRSLALLRSRQHEVIVLRILDPNEVHLSVDESKVLVDMETGRKIQVDPDATRKAYQAAFQEHAEAVESICNAVGAAIYTSTTDRPLQESLSDFVSAHQRRCVGASRSGMLSSGGTSG, from the coding sequence TTGAGCTGGTTCCAACGTCAATCTCGCTCGTCACGGAAAGCCACCCACGGCCATCCGGACTCCTTACAGGGCAACCCCCCGGGGTCCTCGCGTGTCCCGGGTGACACCGCTGCCTCGATGGACCCGCACGCATTGATGCGGATCAAAAATCTCCAGTTGCGGTCGAAACTGGTTGTCGAGGGCTTCTTTGGTGGCTTGCATCGCAGCCCCTTGCACGGGGCCTCGGTCGAATTCAGCGAATACCGAGCCTACTCACCCGGCGACGACCCGCGAGGGCTGGACTGGAAACTGTTCGCCCGCACCGATCGCTACTACATCAAGAAGTTCGAAGACGAAACGAACCGCCGTTGTTACCTGTTGGTCGATCAAAGCCAATCGATGGGCTACGGATCGCTCGAATACACCAAGATGGAATACGCGAGAACATTGGCCGCCACGCTCGCCTACTTCCTGACTTTGCAACGTGACCATGTTGGTTTGATGACGTTTGATGAAGCGATCGCGGACGTCGTCCCTGCTCGCAGCCGCGTTGGCCATCTTCGCCAGATCCTCGGTTGCCTGGCACGTCCAACATCGGGATCCGGAACCGACATCAACGGACCGATTTCTCAAATTGCCGCCATCACCCGCCGCCGTGGTTTGGTCGTGCTGATCAGCGACATGCTCTCGCCCACCGAAGAACTGCAACGTTCTCTCGCGTTGTTGCGGTCGCGACAACACGAAGTGATCGTGCTGAGGATCCTGGATCCCAACGAAGTCCATCTTTCGGTGGATGAATCCAAGGTGTTGGTGGACATGGAAACCGGACGCAAAATCCAGGTCGATCCGGACGCGACTCGCAAAGCTTACCAAGCTGCCTTCCAAGAACACGCCGAGGCAGTTGAGTCGATCTGCAATGCAGTGGGCGCGGCGATTTACACCAGCACCACCGACCGTCCTCTGCAAGAGTCGCTGTCTGACTTTGTCTCCGCTCACCAACGGCGCTGCGTGGGTGCCAGCCGATCCGGCATGCTGAGCTCAGGAGGCACTTCCGGATGA
- a CDS encoding AAA family ATPase: protein MTHEDEAQVVEQIREGRERIVQELSKVIIGQEEVIEQLLICLFAGGHCLITGAPGLAKTLLVSSVAKIFHLNFQRIQFTPDLMPADITGTEILEQSADGHRKLQFVKGPIFANVILADEINRTPPKTQAALLEAMQEHQVTAGGQRFELEEPFFVLATQNPIEMEGTYPLPEAQLDRFLFNVLIDYLPPKDELAVVLQTTSTKPEPIQPIFTGEDVARFHAAVRRVPIAESIAAYAVRLVAATRPGRDGTPDFVNQYASWGAGLRAAQTLVLGAKARALLNGHAHVRTEDIQALAHPTLRHRVLLSYRAEAEGFNVENLVTRLLQEIPTEV, encoded by the coding sequence ATGACCCACGAAGACGAAGCCCAAGTGGTGGAGCAAATTCGCGAAGGACGAGAGCGGATCGTCCAAGAGCTTTCCAAGGTCATCATTGGCCAAGAAGAAGTCATCGAGCAGCTCCTGATCTGCCTGTTCGCAGGCGGTCACTGCTTGATCACCGGAGCACCGGGGCTCGCGAAAACGTTGCTGGTCAGCAGCGTCGCGAAAATCTTTCACTTGAATTTCCAGCGGATTCAGTTCACGCCTGACTTGATGCCAGCGGACATCACCGGCACAGAAATCCTGGAACAGTCCGCCGACGGTCACCGCAAACTGCAATTCGTCAAAGGACCAATCTTCGCCAACGTGATCTTGGCGGACGAAATCAACCGGACGCCGCCCAAGACGCAGGCCGCGTTGCTCGAAGCGATGCAGGAACACCAAGTCACCGCGGGGGGCCAGCGATTTGAACTGGAGGAACCGTTCTTCGTGCTGGCAACCCAAAACCCGATTGAGATGGAGGGCACCTACCCGCTGCCCGAAGCCCAACTCGATCGCTTCCTGTTCAATGTGTTGATCGATTACTTGCCACCCAAAGATGAATTGGCGGTGGTCCTGCAAACGACATCGACCAAGCCCGAACCGATCCAGCCAATCTTCACCGGCGAAGACGTCGCCCGTTTTCATGCCGCGGTCCGACGCGTACCGATCGCGGAATCGATCGCCGCCTACGCCGTGCGTTTGGTCGCCGCGACACGGCCCGGACGAGACGGAACGCCTGACTTCGTCAACCAATACGCTTCTTGGGGCGCAGGCCTTCGAGCCGCTCAAACGTTGGTGCTCGGCGCCAAGGCAAGAGCACTTCTCAACGGCCACGCTCACGTCCGAACCGAAGACATCCAGGCTCTCGCCCACCCCACGCTTCGACACCGAGTCCTGCTGAGCTATCGAGCCGAGGCCGAAGGTTTCAATGTTGAAAACCTGGTCACACGACTTCTTCAAGAAATCCCCACGGAAGTCTGA
- a CDS encoding DUF4159 domain-containing protein, with the protein MAVQSAMPLNAPSRAEAPSPEQRLKGVLDISSNEIGGEVTTHSEDAAPGYVKQIHQPSTPATFSRKPFGHRRWILAALILLMGGAAFAQRGFWGRRNRSLPSDRNGVPTWEVDSRFPQDSFTFARIEYDSYGGRGRGGGGCWTDYPDSDLNFSLRLQQLTSLKVNPDPVVIRLTDEELFDYPFIYIIEPGGLVFSDAEVKALRKYCLNGGFLMVDDFWGDSQYENLRSELKRVFPDRDPFEVPLEHEIFHIVYDLKEKPQVPAINSARRGADGSVGSWEWSRDGSDTSVPHYRAITDDEDRIMVFICHNTDLGDGWEREGEDQWYFDEFSVKKAYPMGINIVTYAMTH; encoded by the coding sequence ATGGCGGTTCAATCCGCAATGCCACTCAACGCCCCAAGTCGCGCGGAGGCCCCGTCACCCGAGCAACGCCTGAAGGGCGTGCTCGACATCTCCTCCAATGAAATTGGGGGAGAGGTGACGACGCATTCCGAAGACGCTGCTCCTGGCTACGTCAAACAAATTCACCAGCCATCCACCCCTGCAACTTTCTCTCGCAAACCGTTTGGCCATCGTCGTTGGATCCTGGCTGCGTTGATCCTCTTGATGGGTGGGGCTGCGTTCGCGCAGCGTGGATTCTGGGGACGTCGCAACCGATCGCTTCCCTCTGATCGCAACGGGGTGCCAACCTGGGAAGTCGATTCACGATTCCCTCAAGACAGCTTCACGTTCGCTCGGATTGAATACGATTCCTACGGCGGTCGCGGTCGAGGCGGCGGAGGATGCTGGACCGACTATCCCGACAGCGATCTCAACTTCTCGCTGCGTCTGCAGCAACTCACATCTCTGAAGGTCAATCCCGATCCGGTGGTCATCCGCTTGACCGACGAGGAATTGTTTGACTACCCGTTCATCTACATCATCGAACCCGGCGGCCTCGTCTTTTCAGACGCGGAGGTGAAAGCTCTTCGCAAGTATTGCCTCAACGGCGGCTTCCTGATGGTGGATGACTTCTGGGGCGATTCCCAATACGAAAATCTGCGCAGCGAACTCAAACGCGTGTTCCCCGATCGGGATCCTTTTGAAGTCCCTTTGGAACACGAGATCTTTCACATCGTGTACGACCTCAAAGAAAAGCCGCAAGTCCCCGCGATCAACTCCGCCAGACGTGGCGCCGACGGCAGCGTGGGATCGTGGGAATGGTCGCGTGATGGAAGCGATACCAGTGTCCCTCACTACCGAGCCATCACCGACGACGAAGACCGCATCATGGTTTTCATTTGCCACAACACCGACCTGGGCGACGGCTGGGAACGGGAAGGCGAAGACCAATGGTACTTCGATGAGTTCTCCGTCAAGAAAGCCTATCCGATGGGAATCAACATCGTGACCTACGCGATGACCCACTGA
- a CDS encoding tetratricopeptide repeat protein gives MRPVLVNASGFLVDIQRDEHRVLSPRSQSRVRGPGCDRQQGASTLVLCIVIACTLLGTLGMPTTGLAASYDEAVQQFRNGQYDAAAATAAFEVERGVWSERWPRLLIQCQLTQGNHADALHTYRAALQRYPTSIALRYMGLDVLRFNGLQDEVGQAEADLFAQMQRAFAGYITRDNLVAAGRFLTGRGEDARKVLEMFYDRVRERDPEYLDAYLATAELAIRKGDFQVAADTLQQALKLGEETPELHHLLAKALESSDGQAAAEQIATALQINPQHLPSLQWLAERAIDRERYDDAKDIANQMLQINLHEPSAWALLAVIAHLNGQYDVEKLMRAAALSTWEQNPNVDHLIGKKLSEKYRFAEGAEYQNLALSADPLHIAASFQLAQDMLRLGEEEIGWEIAGEVAKSDPYNVVAYNLMTLRDRTSKFSVLKQDGIQVRMDAKEAKLYGDAVLELLLDAKRILCEKYDVMPDKPILVEIFPHQNDFAIRTFGLPGGAGYLGVCFGRVITANSPASQGERPSNWKSVLWHEFCHVVTLEKTKNRMPRWLSEGISVYEERQRNPSWGEKMSPQYRSMLLSDELTPVSDLSAAFLSPPSATALQFAYYESSLVIEFLIEQHGQEALLAVLDDLAAGIPINDALTRHMGSLQRLDTQFDAYAKARANQFGALVDWSRDTLPEDGDLATWKGWTRANPTNYWGLRELAKSAIEAGQWKQALIPLSRMQQLGVLTGERDGPLEWLARTHRELGQDRQEIRAIQDNLAQSSDALPALRRWINIGQSEEQWENVLDASQQALAIQPLLPEFHLASAVAAEKLDRHDLAVEALSALLELDLVDPAALHFRLANAYDHQNESFPAKHHALMALELAPRYRDAHRLLWKLHHAVSRSDPAAADPADVENPEAVKVPAIEEEEAL, from the coding sequence ATGAGACCTGTCCTAGTGAATGCATCTGGCTTCCTTGTTGACATCCAACGCGACGAACATCGCGTGCTCAGCCCGCGTTCTCAATCACGGGTCCGCGGCCCGGGTTGCGACCGCCAACAAGGCGCCTCCACGCTGGTGCTTTGCATTGTCATTGCCTGCACCCTGCTCGGGACGCTGGGCATGCCGACAACCGGTTTGGCAGCCAGCTACGACGAGGCGGTCCAACAATTTCGCAATGGCCAGTACGACGCTGCTGCGGCAACCGCCGCCTTCGAGGTCGAGCGAGGTGTCTGGAGCGAACGTTGGCCGCGGTTGTTGATCCAGTGCCAACTGACTCAGGGTAACCACGCCGACGCCCTGCACACTTATCGCGCTGCGCTGCAGCGATATCCGACCAGCATCGCGCTGCGGTACATGGGACTCGATGTGCTGCGTTTCAATGGCCTGCAAGATGAAGTCGGACAAGCAGAAGCGGACTTGTTCGCCCAAATGCAACGCGCCTTCGCGGGATACATCACCCGAGACAATCTGGTTGCCGCGGGGCGTTTCCTCACCGGTCGTGGCGAAGACGCACGCAAAGTCCTGGAGATGTTCTACGACCGGGTTCGAGAGCGTGATCCAGAGTACCTCGACGCCTACCTGGCCACAGCCGAACTGGCCATTCGAAAAGGCGATTTTCAAGTCGCCGCCGACACGCTTCAGCAAGCGTTGAAACTGGGGGAAGAGACGCCTGAACTGCACCATTTACTGGCCAAAGCATTGGAATCCAGCGATGGGCAGGCAGCTGCCGAACAGATCGCCACGGCGCTTCAAATCAACCCGCAACACCTGCCTTCGCTGCAGTGGTTAGCGGAACGAGCGATTGATCGAGAACGATACGACGATGCCAAAGACATCGCGAATCAGATGCTGCAAATCAACCTGCATGAACCGTCGGCATGGGCCTTGCTCGCCGTCATCGCTCACTTGAACGGCCAATACGATGTCGAAAAACTGATGCGTGCCGCCGCGCTCTCGACCTGGGAACAGAACCCCAACGTCGATCACTTGATCGGCAAGAAACTCTCTGAGAAGTATCGCTTTGCGGAAGGAGCGGAGTATCAGAATCTAGCCCTGAGCGCCGACCCACTGCACATCGCCGCCAGTTTTCAACTCGCCCAAGACATGCTGCGATTGGGCGAGGAAGAGATCGGCTGGGAAATCGCGGGTGAAGTCGCCAAGTCCGATCCCTACAACGTCGTGGCCTACAACTTGATGACGCTTCGCGACCGGACGTCGAAGTTTTCCGTGCTGAAACAAGACGGCATCCAAGTCCGCATGGACGCCAAAGAAGCCAAGCTTTACGGCGACGCCGTCCTGGAATTGCTTTTGGATGCCAAGCGTATCTTGTGCGAGAAGTACGACGTCATGCCGGACAAGCCGATCTTGGTGGAGATCTTCCCGCACCAAAATGACTTTGCCATTCGCACGTTTGGTTTGCCGGGCGGGGCAGGGTACTTGGGAGTTTGCTTCGGCCGAGTCATCACCGCCAACAGCCCCGCCTCGCAAGGCGAACGCCCCTCCAACTGGAAGAGTGTTTTGTGGCACGAGTTTTGTCACGTGGTCACGCTGGAAAAAACCAAGAACCGAATGCCGCGTTGGCTCAGCGAAGGCATCTCCGTTTACGAAGAACGCCAACGCAATCCTTCCTGGGGCGAAAAGATGTCGCCTCAGTATCGATCAATGCTGCTCTCCGATGAACTGACACCGGTCAGTGACCTGAGTGCCGCGTTTTTGTCGCCCCCCTCCGCGACAGCGCTGCAGTTTGCCTACTACGAATCGTCCTTGGTGATTGAATTCTTGATCGAACAACATGGCCAGGAGGCATTGCTGGCCGTGCTGGATGATTTGGCCGCGGGCATTCCGATCAACGACGCACTGACTCGGCACATGGGATCGCTGCAACGCTTGGACACGCAGTTCGATGCGTATGCCAAAGCACGAGCCAACCAGTTCGGGGCACTGGTCGACTGGTCGCGAGACACGCTGCCCGAAGACGGCGATTTGGCGACCTGGAAAGGATGGACTCGAGCCAACCCGACCAATTACTGGGGACTGAGAGAACTAGCAAAAAGCGCGATCGAGGCAGGGCAGTGGAAACAAGCACTCATCCCGCTTTCGCGGATGCAGCAATTGGGCGTGCTGACGGGCGAACGCGATGGCCCGCTGGAATGGCTGGCTCGCACCCACCGCGAATTGGGGCAGGACCGCCAAGAAATTCGTGCAATCCAAGACAATTTGGCACAATCCAGCGATGCTTTGCCGGCTTTGCGGCGTTGGATCAACATTGGCCAATCGGAAGAGCAATGGGAAAACGTTCTGGACGCTTCGCAGCAGGCGCTCGCGATCCAGCCCTTGTTGCCTGAATTTCACCTCGCATCCGCCGTCGCTGCCGAAAAGCTCGATCGCCATGATTTGGCGGTGGAGGCTTTGTCGGCGTTGCTGGAATTGGATCTGGTGGACCCGGCAGCGCTGCATTTTCGTCTGGCCAACGCGTACGACCACCAGAACGAGTCCTTCCCCGCGAAACACCATGCACTGATGGCGTTGGAATTGGCCCCCCGTTACCGCGACGCTCACCGCTTGCTTTGGAAACTGCATCATGCGGTCTCGCGTAGCGATCCGGCTGCGGCGGACCCAGCGGACGTGGAAAATCCTGAGGCCGTGAAGGTGCCCGCCATCGAAGAGGAGGAAGCGTTGTGA
- a CDS encoding AIM24 family protein, giving the protein MSERRYSLERFLEKTRDKDLNQGLFELESDRMLDINLNGEVWTKMGSMVAYTGNVKFEREGILSQGLGNLLKKAVSGEGTALTKVSGKGSVFCADAGKKITILELQNEAICVNGNDLLAFEMSLNYNIKMMKKMTAMLAGGLFNIRLEGTGMVAITSHYDPITLPVTPHQPVVTDPNATVLWSGQLEPQLKTDVQFKTMLGRGSGESLQFLFQGHGFVVVQPYEEVVFQNQG; this is encoded by the coding sequence ATGAGTGAAAGACGCTATTCCCTCGAACGCTTCCTGGAGAAAACCCGGGACAAGGACCTCAACCAGGGGCTGTTCGAGCTGGAGTCGGACCGCATGCTCGACATCAACCTCAATGGGGAGGTCTGGACAAAAATGGGGTCGATGGTCGCTTACACCGGCAATGTGAAGTTCGAACGCGAAGGCATTCTGTCGCAAGGTTTGGGCAATTTGCTGAAGAAGGCCGTCTCCGGCGAAGGCACCGCGCTCACCAAAGTCAGCGGCAAGGGATCTGTTTTCTGCGCCGACGCCGGCAAGAAGATCACGATTCTTGAGCTGCAAAACGAAGCGATTTGTGTCAACGGAAACGACCTCCTCGCGTTCGAAATGTCATTGAACTACAACATCAAAATGATGAAGAAGATGACCGCGATGTTGGCCGGCGGGTTGTTCAATATCCGCCTGGAAGGCACGGGCATGGTGGCGATTACCAGCCACTACGATCCGATCACATTGCCGGTCACACCTCATCAGCCCGTCGTGACGGACCCGAATGCAACCGTGCTGTGGTCCGGGCAGCTCGAACCTCAACTCAAAACCGACGTGCAGTTCAAAACCATGCTCGGTCGCGGTTCAGGTGAATCGTTGCAGTTTCTTTTCCAGGGACATGGCTTTGTGGTGGTTCAACCCTACGAAGAAGTTGTGTTTCAAAATCAAGGTTGA
- a CDS encoding exodeoxyribonuclease III, with protein sequence MKLISWNVNGIRASMNKGFREFVESELPDVLCLQETKAEPEQVDLSWADELGYHQFWNTATKKGYSGVSTWSRVQPSSVTKGLDLEEHDNEGRVLTTTFDDFHLVNVYTPNSQRGLARLEYRMQWDEAFLDYVKKLNRRKPVLFCGDVNCAHQEIDLANPKSNRKNAGFSDQERAGLDAVTAAGFVDSFRQFHDGPGHYSWWTYRSDARARNIGWRLDYFWVAKKFWDHVADARIRCEILGSDHCPVELTLK encoded by the coding sequence TTGAAACTGATCTCATGGAACGTCAACGGCATCCGTGCCTCAATGAACAAGGGTTTTCGCGAATTTGTCGAGAGCGAACTGCCCGATGTGCTGTGTCTGCAAGAGACGAAGGCGGAACCCGAACAAGTCGATTTGTCATGGGCGGATGAGCTGGGGTACCACCAGTTTTGGAACACGGCGACGAAGAAAGGTTACTCCGGTGTTTCGACCTGGAGTCGCGTGCAGCCATCCAGCGTCACCAAGGGGTTGGACCTCGAGGAGCATGACAACGAAGGCCGCGTGCTGACAACGACGTTCGATGACTTTCACTTGGTCAATGTCTACACGCCGAACTCCCAGCGAGGCCTGGCTCGATTGGAGTACCGGATGCAGTGGGACGAAGCCTTTCTGGACTACGTTAAGAAACTGAATCGTCGCAAACCGGTTTTGTTCTGCGGGGACGTCAACTGCGCCCACCAGGAAATCGATTTGGCGAACCCCAAGTCCAATCGAAAAAACGCGGGCTTCAGCGATCAAGAGCGAGCGGGATTGGACGCGGTCACTGCGGCGGGGTTTGTTGACTCATTCCGACAATTCCACGATGGCCCAGGGCACTATTCTTGGTGGACGTATCGCAGCGATGCTCGAGCCCGGAACATTGGCTGGCGTTTGGATTACTTCTGGGTCGCCAAGAAGTTCTGGGATCACGTTGCCGATGCACGAATCCGATGCGAGATCCTTGGTTCGGACCACTGCCCCGTTGAGTTGACGTTGAAGTGA
- a CDS encoding AAA family ATPase, whose product MAVRVDVHELIQLLEITPPDQNIMLVGKHGIGKSQIIAEHFLSRGMKVVPFFLGQMSDPGDLIGLLHKDETTGRSEFLPPFWWPVDDEPVVLFLDELNRARPEILQSVMELALNKTLAGKRLPAGSVIISAVNEGDEYQLTDLDPALVSRFNLYQFAPTVDDWLLWADQHKVDGRVTGFVQQQPQYLDGEGIAPAAQDVDSMSGLVKTPDRRGWARVSAILCGVDTIEPVHVKLIAGVVGSPAAMAFRRSLASRLPVTPDQVLLQFTKHRKAIEKMALGELLMLNEQLLVHLVGDPYSEVDRTKALKGMLGYLKLLRKRKLDEAVAHLVSMTDQPKYEPAMEFFAESMELTTLLTQYVEGIRIQ is encoded by the coding sequence TTGGCTGTTCGAGTTGATGTTCACGAGTTGATTCAGTTGCTCGAAATCACTCCGCCGGACCAAAACATCATGTTGGTCGGGAAGCACGGGATCGGGAAATCACAGATCATCGCGGAACATTTTTTGTCGCGAGGGATGAAAGTCGTGCCGTTTTTCCTGGGGCAAATGAGCGATCCCGGCGATCTGATTGGTTTGCTGCACAAAGATGAAACGACTGGCCGGAGTGAGTTTTTGCCTCCGTTTTGGTGGCCGGTTGATGATGAACCGGTCGTGCTGTTCTTGGACGAACTCAATCGGGCTCGGCCGGAAATCCTGCAATCCGTGATGGAGTTGGCGCTGAACAAAACCCTGGCGGGCAAGCGGTTGCCGGCCGGCAGCGTGATCATCTCAGCGGTCAACGAAGGCGATGAATACCAGCTCACCGATTTGGATCCCGCACTCGTTTCGCGTTTCAATCTGTACCAGTTCGCGCCGACGGTGGACGATTGGTTGCTGTGGGCGGACCAACACAAGGTCGATGGTCGTGTCACCGGGTTTGTGCAACAGCAGCCTCAGTACTTGGACGGTGAAGGGATCGCACCCGCCGCCCAAGACGTGGATTCGATGTCGGGGCTGGTCAAAACACCCGACCGCCGCGGTTGGGCTCGCGTATCCGCGATTCTATGCGGCGTCGATACGATCGAACCGGTGCACGTCAAGCTGATCGCCGGCGTCGTGGGGTCACCCGCCGCGATGGCGTTCCGAAGAAGCCTCGCATCGCGGTTGCCGGTGACACCGGATCAAGTGTTGTTGCAGTTCACCAAGCACCGCAAAGCGATCGAGAAGATGGCTTTGGGAGAGCTGTTGATGTTGAACGAGCAGTTGCTGGTTCACTTGGTGGGCGATCCGTACAGCGAGGTGGATCGAACCAAAGCTCTCAAGGGCATGCTGGGCTACCTGAAGCTGCTTCGTAAACGGAAGCTGGATGAAGCAGTCGCTCACTTGGTTTCGATGACTGATCAACCGAAGTACGAGCCTGCGATGGAGTTCTTTGCGGAGTCGATGGAGCTGACAACTTTGTTGACCCAGTATGTCGAGGGGATCCGAATTCAGTGA